From Chlorocebus sabaeus isolate Y175 chromosome 10, mChlSab1.0.hap1, whole genome shotgun sequence:
GGCCTGCCATccaacctcctccttcccctcctcaggcgccttcccctcccccagggcCTTCTCCGTGTAGGGCCTCAGCTGGGTCAGCCGAGTGAGTGGGGCTGGGCAGGCTGGACAGGCTGGGCTCCTGCTCCCTGGGGAgacaggctggggtgggcagtggGCAGGCAGCAGAAGGGCCTGGTGCCAGGGCAGAGCCTTCAGGACAGCCACAGGCTGGGCGTCTGTGTGCAGAGCCTCGGGGTGAGTTGGGGTGCAGTCCTGCTGAGGGCTTGGGGTGGGGGGACCTGGGGGAGAAGCCAGGGGGCTGTGGCAGTTTCATGTCTGTATTTGGCAGTCGGATAGGAGCCAGTTCAGTGAGACTGGGCCCCTGGCCAGTTCCAGGGGAGGGCGTCAGGGCCCTGGGGACACCCCTCCCACAAGGCTGACTCTGGTgcccccctcctcttccccaggCTGAGCTGCCCTTTTCTGTGGATGACTCCAGCTCTGTTTTTATATCCCTCGAGCGTTTGGGGGTGCAGGCTGTAGGGCTGTGGCCAATAGGTGCCCCTGGGGTTTGCACGGCAGGAAGCTgagaagggaaagggggaggggcaGGCTAGATGGTGTCACCTCATTGGCCCTGGACCGAGACCAGGATGTGTCTTGTCTGTGGTGTGTGTTCCTCTGCACCAGGCCCAGCTTGCCCAAGAAATGGGCATCCTAGCCATGCTGCTCCAGGGTTCCATAGACCTGTACCCCCTGCTTTCAGAGCCTGCAGTTGGTAGTTTAGGCCACTAGTCCATGTCAGGAATGTGGGTTCCCTGCTCCAGTGGAATTCTCCCACCAGGCTCAGGAGTGGCCCCTCGCTGCCCGAACCCTTTGTCCCAGGCCTTTCTTTATGGTGTCCCCTCCCGGGAGGATCAGCAGGGTCAGTGTTGGCAGAGCCAGTGGCAGACAAGGTTCCAGGGGCTCAGGGAAGGGAAGCAGCTGGGCGAGGTCACAGGAGCCTGGGAGTGAAGTCAGGGCAGGGCCGGCCTGTGGGGAGCTGCCGCAACTCCTGGTCTCTGGGCGACATTCCAGCCAGCTCTCCCAGGCTCTCTGCGCGCCTTCCTCCCTGGCagctatctttctctctctccaggtgGATCTACATCCCCTTTCAGCAGCCCCATCACCTCCGACGAGGAGTACCTGAGCCCTCCAGAGGAGTTTCCAGAGCCTGGGGAGACCTGGCCTCGAACCCCCACCATGAAGACCAGTCCCAGCCAGAACCGCCGTTCTTCTGACACTGGCTCCAAGGCACCCCCCACCTTCAAGGTCAGACCCCTGAGGCTGGGGCCCAGCCTCCTGTGTGCCCCCGATCCTTTGGTTGACCCCTTGTTCTTGGGGCCATGCTTAGGCACCAGCAAGACCTGGAACTTGGCTCTCATTCAAACCCTCTTACCAGAGCCAGTCTCAGTCTGGCTGTGGAAGAGGCCTCCGTCTCAGATTCCACAGCCCCCAGGACCCAAGGCTCTGCCCTGACTGTCTCTCCCTGACACTTTGGGGTACCCGCTTCAGGTCTCACTTATGGACCAGTCAGTAAGAGAAGGCCAAGATGTCATCATGAGCATCCGTGTGCAGGGGGAACCCAAGCCTGTGGTCTCCTGGTGAGTAGCCGCACTTCCCACCACCCACCAGCGACTCTATGCTAGGCTTGGCTCTGGGAGGTCTGGCTTTGGGTGGAAGAAGATGGAACCTTGGTGGGCTTCCCCAAAATCTGCCTCGGGGGCCTCATCTTAGGGACAGCAGTGTACTCCCCCCGGCACCCTGTCCCTTGCCCCACGTTCCAGGCTTATTTAGGGCTTCCCCTTCTGGGGAGGAGTTTGGGTCTCATGTCTGTCCATTTGGGATAAatgactaggcatggtggctgaagcctataatcccagcattttgagaggtaaagcgagcggatcacttgaggccaggagtttgagaccagcctggccaacatggcaaaaccctgtctctactaaaaatacaaaaaaattagccaaatgtggtggtgcatggctgtaatcccagctacttgggaggctgaggcgagaggatcacttgaccctgggaggtggaagctgtagtgagctgagatcacatcactgcactcaagcctgggtgacagagtgagaccctgtctcaaaaacaaagacaccCCCCTCCTCAAATTGGCAAGAAGCAAGACATTtcagaggccaaggaaggaggattgcttgagccaaggagttcaagaccagcctgggcaacatagtgagactgtctctacaaaaaattgcttaaaaattagctggatatggtagtacatgcctgtagacccagctacttgtgagggtgaggaggaggatcactggagcccaggagtttgaggttgcagtgagctatgatcatgccactgcactccagcctggacaatatagcgcGATCctgttgctggaaaaaaaaaaaaaaaaaagcacacaacaATTTGTTGTTGAGCTGCCAGCAGCCCACTGTTCAATGTAGGTCTAAGCAGAGGGGCCTTGCTCATCCCAGGTGCCTGGAACATGGATTACTCagtttactaattttttattggtttgagttctgtttttcattttaaattgattGTCTGGTCCCcactgtgagtttttttttttcttttttttttttaagatggagtttcactcttgtcgcccaggctggagtgcagtggcgtgatctgggctcaatgcaacctccacctcctgggttcaagggatcctcctgtttcagcctcctgagtagctgggtgccaccacacccagctaattttgtattttttgtagagggagGGTttctggtcaggctggtctctaactcctgacctcaggtgatccacccaccttggcctcccaaagtgctaggattacaggcatgagccaccatgcccagcccccactgttttttttaaacattgtaaGTTTTTTCATATCCCTTTTGGGAAGTGGGAAAGCTATCTAtccattataaataaataaaagtaagaaatggGGAAGTTTAAGAATTATTAAGAGCTAAATAGGGCCAGGCATAGGGGctcaatgcctataatcccagcactttgagaagccaagagaggaggatcatttgagcccaggagttcaagaccagtgtgggcaacatgatgaaaccctgtatctacaaaaaatacaaaaattaggggggcatggtggcggtgcctgtagtcccagctactcaggaggctgagttgggggaatcgcttgaacctggggaggtagaagttgcagtgagctatgatcgtgccactgtactccagcctgggtgacagagcaaaaccctgtttaaaaaaagatagaaagaaaagaaaaaagagctaaATAGCACGGCTCCACTCTTGAGTGCAGCAGGGTTCTGAGAAGGGAGAGCTCCAGGCAGTTAGAAGTGACCTGGAAGCTCCTAGAGGTGGGTGGGATGGCAGAGGGGGGGTAAAAACCTAGCCCTGGAAACCAGGGATGCCTACGTTTGGTGGGACAGATCTGGGGACTGGGCAAACTGCACAGGGAAGGAGAGGCCTACACAGTGCTGCAGCCCCAGTTCCTGTGCACCCACATCAGGCCCCTGGGTCCTGGGACTGAGTTCTCGCCCCTCTGACAGGCTGAGAAACCGCCAGCCCGTGCGCCCAGACCAGCGGCGCTTTGcggaggaggctgagggtgggctGTGCCGGCTGCGGATCCTGGCTGCAGAACGTGGCGATGCTGGCTTCTACACTTGCAAAGCGGTCAATGAGTATGGCGCTCGGCAATGCGAGGCCCGCTTGGAGGTCCGAGGTGAGTACCTTATTTCTCCATGAAAGCCCACCTGGCCCTGGTCCCTTCCTGCCCCCACGGTCCGCTCTCATGCAGCCTCAGTTAGAGGATGCCACCAGTCCCCTAGTCCAGCTGCTTATATTATTGTTGAGTGAACCAAAGCCCAGAGACAGGAAGTGACCTGCCCAAAGCTGCACAGCACATTATTTTGTGCTCAGCTTACTACACAACACCACCTTCCCTGTTGCTCCATCACGGAGCCCTGGTGGCAGCCAGAGACCCTGCACCTGCCACTGGCCAAGCTCTCTCTACACTCTTCTGAGCCTTTGTCACCCTGCTCTGCCCAGGACCCTCCCtcatccccctccccctctcctctcACCCCTTTGCCCACCCTCCCATCccattgctgtgcagaagttacTGTGAGGTAGCGGTGGGGAGAGTCTGGTGGCTGGACCCGTTCGGAGGGGCCCTTGGGGTGGCTTAGGCTTGGAGCATCACAGGGACCCTAGGGTGCCAGGGTGAGCACAGCTGTGACGTGTGAAGAGGCCTAGGCCCCCAGAGCCTGGGGCATTATGTGAAAGGGCTGTCTCAGGCAGCAGGAATGACAGGCCCTGGCTAGGGGGCCCTCGAGGGCCGTGGGTTTTCCTCCCCGAAGGCCACAGCCGTTTGTCTTGCCTTCCACCTCACCCTTTGCCTCAATGGCGTCTTGCTTCCTCTCCTCGATTCTCactcagcccccagcccctgaccTTCCCCAAGACTCAGAGCTCGGACCCTGACAGTCATGGTCCCTCTGCTGGCCCCCTTGCCTCAGTTCCCCTCCTCTGTGCCCGCCGTTCCTGTAGTTGCCACTTCCTTGGTCTCTAGATTCTTCAGCCTTCCTCCTCGGCCTGCTTCCTCTCCAGGGCCTGGCTCTGCCTCGCTTCTCTGTATTAACCCGTGTCTCAGTGCTTCTTTCTCTTGGGGATTTCTTCCGACACCCCCAGGCTTCAGGGATGCTCCTGATCCCATGAATGCCTGGTTGCCCGGGGTCTCTGCCTGCCCAGGAACCCTGAGGAACAAGTCTCTGACTAGCTGCCGGGCCCTCCCAGCCCAGAGCTGACCTTGGGGGAACCAAGAGTGGCAGTGCTGCCCTGGCAGTGTGAGAGGCAGCCCTCTATGCAGAAGGGCCCTAGCCAGGTCTGCGTGactgtgcgtgcatgtgtgcgtgtgcatgtgcagacatgcgtgtgtgtgcatgtgtgcgtatgcgtgtgtgtgcatgggtgtgtgcgtgtgcgtgtgcgtgcatgtgtgcgtgcatgcgtgtgtgtgtgcgcgcgcgtgcgcgtATGCTGCACTAACCTGCCGCTTGCTGACTGAGGTTTTTGTCTGTACACAGGCGAGTGAGCTCAGGGGGCCACCTGCGCTCCCCCCGCTACCCTCCGAGCCGCGCCCCTGTCTCAGGCACCTCTCGGACCTCGCTGTGTTTCACTGCCTCCTGCCCACAGACCCAGGCCCGCCAGCCCGGACCCgtcccagcctcccctccccaccccatgcaGCCCCCAGGGGGATAGCCCATGGGCCCCTGTGGATCCTCCCTCCCCAAGTGGACACATGGCTGTGCAGGCCAGGAGGCCCACAGATGGACTGAGTGCTGGGAAGGGGCGGCTGTGAGGGGTATCATCCCCCCGAGTCTCTCCCTGAAGGGGAGCACCGGGCGAGTGCATGTGCTACTGCTGCTACAGGCCTGTCtatctgtttgtctgtctgtgtgtctgtgacaGTCAGGGAAGGATGCCTCTGAGCTGAGGTGGGGTGAGACAGAATGGGAGAGATTAGGGCATGGCGTGGAGGGGCCCAAGGAGCAGGTGCTGTTGACAAGGGCCTTACCAGGAGGGATTAGGACACTGACCATTCTAGAAATGGGTTTCAAATGGCACAACACTTTCTATTCCACAAAAGACCAAAAGCCAGAGGCCCCAGGCTCTGTGCTGATGAACAGCCTGGCTGAGCCCTGGCCCTGGCAGGTTTAGGGACCATTTGgggctccctccttccctgtcaGGGCTGGGGGTGCTCTGTCTGGGAATGAGGGAGTTAACCAGGTTTGGTGCAGGTGCAGGGGCAAGGGGCCACTGTAGTGAGTGTGGAGAGATTTGGAAACACCTATTTCTTAACTCAAATAAAGTCCAGTTTGTACCCAGCtggtgtgttgtgtttttttttttttcccccgccgCTCTCTCTGCCACCACGTGGCCCTCTCGGTTTCCCCTCCCTCAGTTCCCTCTTGCCTCCATGAGTTACCCTCCCTGGCCTAGCTTGGATTGACATCTTGAAGCCAGGTCTGGGCATGCCTTGCTGTCCTGGCCAGGTGGGTGGGCTTTCCCCATCTCCAGAGAACAAAatgcatctctctctctgtgtctgtctgtctctctgtgcgTGCGTATGTGTGTCTCCCTCACCCTGTGTGTCTCTGCTCTGTGCGTGGCCCCCGTGGCTGCTTTCCCCTCAGCACATCCTGAAAGCCGGTCCCTGGCCGTGCTGGCCCCCCTGCAGGACGTGGACGTGGGGGCCGGGGAGATGGCGCTGTTTGAGTGCCTGGTGGCGGGGCCCACTGATGTGGAGGTGGATTGGCTGTGCCGTGGCCGCCTGCTGCAGCCTGCACTGCTCAAATGCAAGATGCATTTCGATGGCCGCAAATGCAAGCTGCTGCTTACATCTGTACATGAGGACGACAGTGGCGTCTACACCTGCAAGCTCAGCACAGCCAAAGGTAACTCCCCACTCAGGCCTTAGGGCTGCCGTGGGTGcccaagagatggagggaggggacTGGAGGTGCAGAATAAGATGCCCGGGAAACAGAGCTCCAACCCCTAGGGGAAGTGTGGGGGGTGGGAGCTAGTACACTGCCCTGGCCTCAGTAAAATGAGCACTTAGAATAGTGCGTAGCACAAAGGAAAGGCCGCAACACGGTT
This genomic window contains:
- the SPEG gene encoding striated muscle preferentially expressed protein kinase isoform X11, whose translation is MFEIPLQNVVVAPGADVLLKCIVTANPPPQVSWHKDGSALRSEGRLLLRAEGERHTLLLREARAADAGSYMATAINELGQATCAASLTVRPGGSTSPFSSPITSDEEYLSPPEEFPEPGETWPRTPTMKTSPSQNRRSSDTGSKAPPTFKVSLMDQSVREGQDVIMSIRVQGEPKPVVSWLRNRQPVRPDQRRFAEEAEGGLCRLRILAAERGDAGFYTCKAVNEYGARQCEARLEVRGE
- the SPEG gene encoding striated muscle preferentially expressed protein kinase isoform X12 — encoded protein: MKTSPSQNRRSSDTGSKAPPTFKVSLMDQSVREGQDVIMSIRVQGEPKPVVSWLRNRQPVRPDQRRFAEEAEGGLCRLRILAAERGDAGFYTCKAVNEYGARQCEARLEVRGE